From one Lotus japonicus ecotype B-129 chromosome 3, LjGifu_v1.2 genomic stretch:
- the LOC130746039 gene encoding uncharacterized protein LOC130746039, with the protein MVFKLMVRHGGWFGTSPYWHYFGGAKSVFQNLDEANWSFSDTVQIVKGLGYKEFDLMWVTPEDATNHVFRNYKTDGDALELAKYAVSNDRHEALIFVDNLSKDIPPLRAPTVPTVVKEKKKPGSKAAKQVKSVRKSSRLQAVVRKGINQGPPVIVELSDDEAEMNASQLSDVVAPEAVFPDVMVTDNVLPDVVVNDTDLPDVVVNDTILPDDMAVDGNQEHENYESDVSEQVDRLHDSDEERDFEHVELVTNPRFAEAESLLNEHIAQMLQQSGGNGDNGDETDLDGGYESEDLHSVPTDSDQEDIPRRKFERFREEDMGSDFKFKLGMDFISLAQFKDALTQYCVENNREYKYKKNDSKRCRIVCRSDDSPFLILCSKVGNKETYRIKTLRGEHTCARVFDNKSASVRFVTKKLLNKVRTVNKISTNEIVDDFRVNLGIGITRYRAWKGKQLATEEVDGATAMQYTLLWRFSNELRRRNAGNTCKMSFETPRASLHPRFSRYYMCLEGCKRGFLNGCRPFIGLDGCHLKTKHGGILLSAVARDANEEYFPLAFAMVESENKDSWRWFLELLMDDIDPSRSRRWVFISDQQKVSIYHLSPKFVTI; encoded by the coding sequence ATGGTGTTCAAATTGATGGTGCGACATGGGGGTTGGTTTGGAACTTCTCCATACTGGCATTACTTTGGTGGTGCAAAAAGTGTGTTCCAGAATCTTGACGAGGCTAATTGGTCCTTCTCTGACACTGTACAAATTGTCAAAGGACTAGGCTACAAGGAGTTTGATCTAATGTGGGTTACTCCTGAGGATGCTACTAATCATGTTTTCAGGAACTACAAAACAGATGGGGATGCTCTAGAATTGGCTAAGTATGCAGTTTCAAATGACCGGCATGAAGCTCTGATTTTTGTGGACAATCTCTCTAAAGACATTCCCCCTTTGCGTGCACCCACTGTACCTACTGTTGTTAAGGAAAAGAAGAAACCTGGAAGCAAGGCTGCCAAACAAGTAAAGAGTGTGAGAAAGTCAAGTAGGTTGCAAGCTGTGGTGAGGAAGGGAATAAATCAGGGGCCTCCTGTAATTGTAGAATTATCTGATGATGAAGCTGAGATGAATGCATCACAATTATCTGATGTTGTGGCCCCTGAAGCTGTCTTCCCTGATGTTATGGTAACAGATAATGTCCTCCCTGATGTTGTGGTAAATGATACTGACCTCCCTGATGTTGTGGTAAATGATACTATCCTCCCTGATGATATGGCTGTTGATGGTAACCAGGAACATGAAAATTATGAGTCTGATGTTTCTGAACAAGTTGATAGGCTCCATGATAGTGACGAAGAAAGGGATTTTGAGCATGTTGAGTTAGTTACAAACCCAAGATTTGCTGAGGCTGAGTCCCTATTGAATGAGCACATTGCCCAGATGCTTCAACAAAGTGGTGGCAATGGGGATAATGGTGATGAGACAGATTTAGATGGAGGCTATGAGAGTGAGGACCTTCACAGTGTCCCTACTGATAGTGATCAAGAAGACATTCCCAGGAGAAAGTTTGAAAGATTCCGTGAGGAAGACATGGGCTCAGATTTCAAATTTAAACTAGGTATGGACTTCATATCACTTGCACAGTTTAAAGATGCTCTGACTCAGTATTGTGTGGAAAATAATAGAGAATATAAATACAAGAAGAATGATAGCAAGAGATGTAGGATTGTTTGCAGGAGCGATGACAGTCCATTTCTGATCTTATGTAGCAAGGTTGGAAACAAAGAGACTTATAGAATCAAAACTCTTAGGGGAGAGCACACATGTGCTAGAGTTTTTGATAATAAGTCTGCCAGTGTTAGATTTGTGACAAAAAAATTGTTGAACAAGGTGAGGACTGTTAATAAAATTAGCACAAATGAGATTGTTGATGACTTTAGGGTAAACCTTGGGATTGGAATTACCAGGTACAGAGCTTGGAAGGGTAAGCAATTGGCAACTGAAGAGGTGGATGGAGCTACTGCAATGCAGTATACTTTGCTGTGGAGATTCAGCAATGAGTTGAGAAGAAGGAATGCAGGTAACACATGCAAAATGAGCTTTGAAACACCAAGAGCTAGCTTGCATCCAAGGTTTAGTAGATATTATATGTGCTTGGAAGGGTGTAAGAGAGGGTTCCTCAATGGATGTAGGCCATTTATTGGCTTGGATGGATGCCATCTGAAAACTAAACATGGAGGGATCCTTTTGTCAGCTGTAGCTCGTGATGCAAATGAGGAATACTTCCCCCTTGCTTTTGCTATGGTTGAAAGTGAAAACAAGGACAGTTGGAGGTGGTTTTTGGAGCTATTGATGGATGACATTGATCCTTCAAGGTCTCGTAGATGGGTCTTTATCTCAGACCAACAAAAGGTAAGTATATATCATCTTTCTCCTAAATTCGTTACAATCTAA
- the LOC130746038 gene encoding probable pectin methyltransferase QUA3 translates to MGHVNLPPSKRSNPRQWRLLDLVSAAFFGLVLLFFILVFTPLGDPLAASGRQTLLQSASDPGQRQRLVAAIESGQPRVIEACPAEAVDHMPCEDPRLNSQLSRDMNYYRERHCPPTENTPLCLIPPPNDYKISVQWPESLHKIWHSNMPHNKIADRKGHQGWMKLEGPHFIFPGGGTMFPDGAEQYIEKLGQYIPMNGGALRTALDMGCGVASFGGFLLAQNILTLSFAPRDSHKSQIQFALERGIPAFVAMLGTRRLPFPAFGFDLVHCSRCLIPFTAYNATYFLEVDRLLRPGGYLVISGPPVQWPKQDKEWSDLQAVARALCYELIAVDGNTVIWKKPAGDMCLPNQNDFGLKLCDDSDDPSSAWYFKLKKCVSRTSSVKGEYSIGVIPKWPERLTAPQPRSTLLKNGADVYQADTRRWLRRVAYYKHSLNMKLGTSSVRNVMDMNAFFGGFAAALISDPVWVMNVVPARKPSTLDVIFDRGLIGVYHDWCEPFSTYPRTYDLIHVASIESLIKDPASGKSRCNLVDLMVEIDRMMRPEGTVVVRDTPEVLDKVARIAQAVRWEHTVYDKEPESHGRDKILVATKTFWKL, encoded by the exons ATGGGTCACGTGAACCTCCCACCTTCCAAGCGCAGCAACCCGCGTCAATGGCGGCTGTTAGACCTTGTCTCCGCCGCGTTCTTCGGCCTCGTCTTGCTCTTCTTCATTCTGGTCTTCACTCCTCTGGGTGATCCCCTCGCCGCCTCTGGGCGCCAGACGCTGCTTCAGTCGGCCTCCGATCCGGGGCAGCGTCAGCGCCTCGTGGCGGCGATTGAGTCGGGGCAGCCCCGAGTGATTGAGGCGTGCCCCGCCGAGGCTGTGGACCATATGCCGTGTGAGGATCCGAGGCTGAATAGTCAGCTCAGTAGAGATATGAATTATTACAGAGAGAGGCATTGCCCTCCAACGGAGAACACGCCACTTTGCCTCATTCCACCGCCTAATGACTACAAGATTTCGGTGCAGTGGCCTGAGAGCTTGCACAAG ATATGGCACAGCAACATGCCACACAACAAGATTGCTGACCGGAAAGGTCACCAGGGATGGATGAAACTTGAAGGACCCCACTTCATTTTCCCTGGAGGTGGCACAATGTTCCCAGATGGGGCAGAGCAGTATATTGAAAAACTTGGTCAATACATTCCAATGAATGGTGGTGCTCTGAGGACTGCTCTTGATATGGGGTGTGGG GTTGCCAGTTTTGGAGGATTTTTACTTGCTCAGAACATTTTAACCTTGTCTTTTGCGCCTAGGGATTCACATAAATCACAGATACAATTTGCTCTCGAAAGAGGAATACCAGCTTTTGTTGCCATGCTTGGTACTCGCAGACTCCCATTTCCAGCATTTGGCTTTGACTTAGTCCATTGTTCTCGATGTTTAATCCCTTTTACAGCCTACA ATGCAACTTATTTCCTTGAAGTGGACAGATTACTTCGACCAGGTGGATATTTAGTCATCTCTGGTCCCCCTGTTCAGTGGCCTAAACAGGATAAAGAATGGTCTGATCTCCAGGCTGTGGCAAGAGCTTTGTGTTATGAACTGATTGCTGTGGATGGTAACACAGTGATCTGGAAAAAGCCAGCAGGGGATATGTGTCTCCCTAACCAAAATGACTTTGGTCTTAAGTTATGTGATGATTCAGATGATCCAAGTTCTGCTTG gtacttcaaattgaagaaatgtgTCAGTAGGACATCTTCTGTCAAAGGAGAATATTCTATTGGGGTGATCCCCAAGTGGCCGGAAAGGCTAACTGCTCCACAGCCTAGGTCCACACTACTGAAAAATGGTGCTGATGTATATCAGGCTGACACTAGGCGATGGTTAAGGAGGGTTGCGTACTATAAGCATTCTCTAAACATGAAGTTGGGGACTTCATCTGTACGCAACGTCATGGACATGAATGCATTCTTTGGGGGTTTTGCGGCAGCATTAATATCTGATCCTGTGTGGGTAATGAATGTAGTTCCAGCTCGCAAGCCGTCCACTCTTGATGTAATCTTTGACAGAGGGCTTATTGGAGTGTATCATGATTG GTGTGAACCTTTCTCAACATATCCTCGTACCTATGATCTGATCCACGTGGCCAGCATTGAATCACTTATAAAGGATCCAGCCTCTGgtaaaagcag ATGCAACCTTGTTGATTTGATGGTGGAAATAGACAGAATGATGCGCCCAGAAGGCACTGTTGTGGTGAGGGATACTCCTGAAGTACTTGACAAAGTTGCTCGTATTGCGCAAGCAGTGAGATGGGAGCATACCGTATATGATAAAGAGCCTGAATCACATGGCAGAGACAAAATCTTAGTTGCAACCAAGACCTTTTGGAAGCTGTAA
- the LOC130744757 gene encoding uncharacterized protein At4g04775-like, whose amino-acid sequence MNGSSALNGSTASSSRSRQRHRSVGARAKCQCGLPLMLYTAGTQENPERRFLRCRNWHLPGTCDFFFWIDDPVQEREPRHVEAEIDNSEIGESSNSMLPGADLKKKIKKLKKKLEIETFHKKVACLIALISWIVTFWFFCRDEKSLKG is encoded by the exons ATGAATGGTTCTTCTGCTTTGAATGGTTCTACTGCCTCCTCCTCTCGTTCCAGGCAAAGGCATAGGTCTGTAGGGGCTAGGGCAAAATGTCAATGTGGTCTTCCTCTCATGCTTTACACTGCTGGTACTCAAGAGAACCCAGAGAGGAGATTTCTGAGATGCAGAAATTGGCAT TTACCAGGCACATGTGATTTCTTTTTTTGGATTGATGATCCTGTTCAAGAAAGAGAACCCAGACATGTAGAGGCTGAAATTGATAATTCTGAGATTGGCGAATCATCTAACTCAATGCTTCCTGGAGCtgatttgaagaagaagattaagaagttgaagaagaagcttgaaATTGAGACTTTTCACAAGAAAGTTGCATGTTTGATTGCTCTAATTTCTTGGATAGTCACATTTTGGTTTTTCTGTAGGGATGAAAAGAGTTTGAAGGGATGA